One genomic region from Apteryx mantelli isolate bAptMan1 chromosome 7, bAptMan1.hap1, whole genome shotgun sequence encodes:
- the DKK1 gene encoding dickkopf-related protein 1: protein MRALLALLAALSCAAPAGRAAAAAPGGALSSNAIKGPPGGAAASAAPAHAAPFDGSNKPPPAATRQPFPCAEDEDCGPDEYCGGAARGGGGAPLCLACRRRRKRCLRDAMCCPGTACSNGICAPPEPQPGAGELDETDAEALPRRTPAPAWLPAAKGEEGDFCLRSSDCAAGLCCARHFWSKICKPVLQEGQVCTKHRRKGSHGLEIFQRCHCAEGLACRLQRDHGASNSSRLHTCQRH, encoded by the exons atgcgggcgctgctggcgctgctggcggcgctgagctgcgcggccccggcggggcgggcggcggcggcggctcccggcggcgcccTCAGCTCCAACGCCATCAAGGGCCcccccgggggcgccgcggccagcgccgccccggcccacGCGGCGCCCTTCGACGGCAGCAACaagccgccgccggccgccaccCGGCAG cccttcccCTGCGCCGAGGACGAGGACTGCGGCCCCGACGAGTactgcggcggggcggcccgtggcggcggcggcgccccgctctGCCTCGCCTGCCGCCGGCGCCGCAAGCGCTGCCTGCGCGACGCCATGTGCTGCCCGGGCACGGCCTGCAGCAACG GCATCTGCGCGCCCCCCGAGCCCCAGCCCGGCGCCGGCGAGCTGGACGAGACCGACGCCGAGGCGCTGCCCCGACGGACGCCCGCGCCTGCCTGGCTCCCTGCTGCCAAAG gTGAGGAAGGGGACTTCTGCCTGCGCTCGTCGGACTGCGCCGCCGGCCTCTGCTGCGCCCGCCACTTCTGGTCCAAGATCTGCAAGCCCGTCCTGCAGGAAGGCCAGGTGTGCACCAAGCACCGACGGAAAGGCTCCCACGGCCTGGAGATCTTCCAGCGGTGCCACTGCGCCGAGGGGCTCGCCTGTCGCCTGCAGCGGGACCACGGCGCCAGCAACTCCTCCCGCCTGCACACCTGCCAGCGGCACTGA